The following proteins come from a genomic window of Actinopolyspora saharensis:
- a CDS encoding IclR family transcriptional regulator yields MAGSPGESVLSRVVRIVESFGSDTPALRVSEIARRADLHIATASRLIEELVGHGWLHRHADRRIRIGVRLWELASRASPTLDLREAAMPFLEDLHTAVGHHVQLGVREEREALFVERLSAPGAIDSLTHVAGRLPLHASSAGLVLLAHAPAWLQERVLAEPLPAYTSLTVVDPGQLRALLAEVRTSGSALCRGFIDTRAAGVAVPLRGPDETVVAALSVIVPNDDTARMHVPALRAAARGISRAMGTHQRLAPRDLRLAE; encoded by the coding sequence GTGGCTGGATCACCCGGGGAATCGGTGCTGTCGCGCGTGGTGCGCATCGTCGAGTCGTTCGGCTCGGACACCCCCGCGCTGCGGGTCTCCGAGATCGCCCGCCGCGCCGACCTGCACATCGCCACGGCCTCCCGGCTGATCGAGGAACTCGTCGGCCACGGCTGGCTGCACCGCCACGCCGACCGCAGGATCCGGATCGGCGTGCGCCTGTGGGAGCTGGCCTCGCGGGCCTCCCCCACCCTGGACCTGCGCGAGGCCGCGATGCCCTTCCTGGAGGACCTGCACACCGCGGTGGGACACCACGTCCAGCTCGGCGTGCGGGAGGAGCGCGAGGCCCTGTTCGTCGAACGGCTCTCGGCGCCGGGCGCGATCGACAGCCTCACCCACGTCGCAGGCAGGCTCCCGCTGCACGCCTCCTCCGCCGGGCTCGTGCTGCTGGCACACGCCCCGGCCTGGCTGCAGGAACGCGTGCTGGCCGAACCGCTGCCTGCCTACACCTCGCTGACCGTGGTCGACCCCGGGCAACTCAGGGCACTGCTGGCCGAGGTGCGCACCAGCGGCTCCGCCCTCTGCCGCGGATTCATCGACACCCGCGCGGCAGGGGTGGCCGTTCCGCTGCGCGGCCCGGACGAGACGGTCGTGGCGGCGCTGTCGGTGATCGTGCCCAACGACGACACCGCGCGGATGCACGTGCCCGCGCTGCGGGCCGCCGCGCGCGGAATCTCCCGCGCCATGGGCACCCACCAGCGCCTGGCACCACGCGACCTCCGGCTCGCCGAGTGA
- a CDS encoding NADH:flavin oxidoreductase, producing MSAHAAQALDRPFALGSMEVPNRLVMAPMTRDQSPGGVPDENVVAYYARRAAAGTGLIITEGTYVDDPSAGDSANVPRFHGQDALAGWGEVVSAVHEAGGKIMPQLWHVGIQRQAGKPPYPDAPSIGPSGIALDGTPQAGEELALNDVERIVEAFAAAAQQAERTGFDGVEIHGAHGYLIDQFLWERTNKRTDAYGGSPVERTKFAADIVAAVRERVSPGFPVVLRFSQWKLDHYSAKLAETPDELQAILAPLSEAGVDAFHASGRRYWEPEFPESDPNLNIGGWARKLTGKPVITVGSVGLDAVFDPATLAEGSGTNVASVEGLAERLERDEFDLVAVGRALLADPEWSRKVLDGRESELVPFTREALTTLY from the coding sequence ATGTCCGCTCACGCCGCCCAGGCACTCGACCGACCGTTCGCCCTCGGATCGATGGAAGTGCCGAACCGGCTGGTCATGGCCCCGATGACCCGCGACCAGTCCCCCGGCGGCGTTCCCGACGAGAACGTCGTCGCCTACTACGCCCGGCGCGCCGCCGCCGGAACCGGCCTGATCATCACCGAGGGCACCTACGTCGACGACCCCTCCGCCGGGGACAGCGCCAACGTGCCGCGCTTCCACGGGCAGGACGCGCTGGCGGGTTGGGGCGAGGTCGTCTCTGCCGTGCACGAGGCAGGCGGCAAGATCATGCCGCAGCTGTGGCACGTCGGCATCCAGCGCCAGGCAGGCAAACCGCCCTACCCCGACGCACCCTCGATCGGGCCCTCCGGCATCGCACTGGACGGCACCCCGCAGGCCGGTGAGGAACTCGCGCTGAACGACGTCGAGCGCATCGTCGAGGCCTTCGCCGCGGCCGCGCAGCAGGCCGAGCGCACCGGCTTCGACGGCGTGGAGATCCACGGCGCGCACGGCTACCTGATCGACCAGTTCCTGTGGGAACGCACCAACAAGCGCACCGACGCCTACGGCGGTTCCCCGGTCGAGCGCACCAAGTTCGCCGCCGACATCGTCGCCGCCGTGCGCGAACGGGTCTCGCCCGGATTCCCCGTAGTCCTGCGCTTCTCGCAGTGGAAGCTCGATCACTACAGCGCCAAACTCGCCGAGACCCCGGACGAGTTGCAGGCGATACTCGCCCCGCTGAGCGAGGCCGGCGTCGACGCCTTCCACGCCTCCGGACGTCGCTACTGGGAACCCGAGTTCCCCGAATCCGACCCGAACCTCAACATCGGCGGCTGGGCCCGCAAGCTCACCGGCAAGCCGGTCATCACCGTCGGCTCGGTCGGGCTGGACGCGGTGTTCGACCCGGCCACCCTCGCAGAGGGGTCGGGGACCAACGTGGCCAGCGTCGAAGGGCTGGCCGAGCGGCTGGAACGCGACGAGTTCGACCTCGTCGCCGTCGGTCGCGCGCTGCTGGCCGACCCGGAGTGGAGCCGCAAGGTCCTGGATGGCCGCGAGAGCGAGCTCGTCCCGTTCACCCGCGAGGCACTGACCACCCTGTACTGA
- a CDS encoding RrF2 family transcriptional regulator, producing the protein MLDIRFSSGLMAMLILAAAEEDGAPTLSSAQLAERMDTNASLVRKLLVPLARAELVVCTKGRAGGARLARPAEQITLAEIYRCSTGDKPLWNCRSGNEHDCRVAANAQSYFAELTAEAEQAVLGALGDRTLADGVRELQRLDREPSTSPAGTPHETASVEGLGRGK; encoded by the coding sequence GTGCTGGACATCCGCTTTTCCAGTGGCCTGATGGCGATGCTGATCCTCGCGGCCGCGGAGGAGGACGGGGCCCCGACACTCAGTTCGGCCCAGCTCGCCGAGAGGATGGACACCAACGCGAGCTTGGTGCGCAAGCTGCTCGTCCCGCTGGCGCGGGCCGAACTCGTCGTCTGCACCAAGGGGCGCGCGGGGGGTGCTCGGCTGGCGCGGCCCGCAGAGCAGATCACGCTGGCCGAGATCTACCGTTGCTCGACGGGCGACAAGCCGCTGTGGAACTGCCGTTCGGGCAACGAGCACGACTGCCGGGTCGCCGCGAACGCGCAGTCCTACTTCGCCGAGCTGACCGCGGAGGCCGAGCAGGCCGTGCTCGGTGCGCTCGGTGACCGCACGCTCGCCGACGGGGTGCGCGAGCTCCAACGTCTCGATCGGGAGCCGTCGACCTCGCCGGCTGGGACGCCCCATGAGACCGCGTCCGTCGAAGGGCTCGGCCGGGGTAAGTAG
- a CDS encoding MFS transporter has protein sequence MSVVAPPRPALTERQARVAVAVLFFTNGALFANLIPRYPEIKADLGIGNAAYGLAVVAFPVGALAAGLAAGTLIRRWGSAHVAVVSTVLTGAGLLGAGMATSVVLFVAALFVAGAMDAVTDVAQNAHGLRVQRRYGRSIVNSLHAVWSIGAVTGGSMAAAAIALGLPREHHLAISATVFAIAAGVAWRFCLPGHDVEPEAEPDSEDRTGRAGTPMSRPRIAVVLGALVVIAIAGTLVEDAGNSWATLYLATSLHAPEALAAAGYVALVGAQFIGRLLGDRLVDRFGQRAVVRAGGFLTAAGMSLALAVPTVGGTILGFASAGLGVATLVPAAMHEADRIPGLKHGSGLTIVSWLMRLGFVLSPPAVGMVADAAGLRAGLLVVPLAGLLALLHAGVLRPRAREPGG, from the coding sequence GTGTCTGTTGTCGCACCGCCGCGCCCCGCTCTGACCGAACGACAGGCTCGTGTTGCTGTTGCGGTGCTGTTCTTCACCAATGGGGCGCTGTTCGCCAACCTCATCCCGAGGTACCCGGAGATCAAGGCCGACCTCGGCATCGGCAACGCCGCCTACGGCCTGGCCGTGGTGGCGTTTCCGGTGGGTGCGCTCGCTGCTGGCCTGGCTGCCGGGACGCTGATACGGCGGTGGGGCTCGGCGCACGTGGCGGTGGTCAGCACGGTACTGACCGGGGCGGGGTTGCTCGGCGCGGGGATGGCTACCTCGGTGGTGCTGTTCGTCGCCGCGTTGTTCGTGGCCGGAGCGATGGACGCGGTCACCGACGTCGCGCAGAATGCCCACGGATTGCGGGTGCAGCGCCGTTACGGCCGTTCCATCGTCAACTCGCTGCACGCCGTGTGGTCCATCGGTGCCGTCACCGGTGGTTCCATGGCTGCCGCGGCGATCGCGCTCGGCCTGCCGCGGGAGCACCACCTGGCGATCTCGGCCACGGTGTTCGCGATCGCCGCAGGCGTCGCCTGGCGGTTCTGCCTACCCGGGCACGACGTCGAACCGGAGGCGGAGCCCGACTCCGAGGACCGCACGGGGCGGGCGGGGACTCCGATGTCGAGGCCGCGCATCGCCGTCGTGCTGGGGGCGCTCGTCGTCATCGCCATCGCGGGCACGCTCGTCGAGGACGCGGGCAACTCCTGGGCCACGCTCTACCTCGCCACCTCGCTGCACGCGCCCGAAGCACTGGCGGCTGCCGGTTACGTGGCTCTGGTCGGGGCCCAGTTCATCGGTCGCCTGCTCGGTGACCGGCTCGTCGACCGGTTCGGTCAGCGCGCCGTGGTCCGCGCGGGCGGGTTCCTCACCGCAGCAGGCATGAGCCTGGCCCTGGCCGTGCCCACGGTGGGCGGGACGATCCTCGGTTTCGCCTCGGCCGGGCTCGGAGTGGCCACGCTGGTGCCCGCGGCGATGCACGAGGCCGACCGGATTCCCGGGCTCAAGCACGGTTCGGGACTGACGATCGTCTCGTGGCTCATGCGTCTGGGCTTCGTGCTCTCCCCGCCCGCTGTGGGGATGGTCGCCGATGCCGCCGGGCTCAGGGCGGGACTGCTGGTGGTTCCGCTGGCCGGGTTGCTCGCCCTGCTGCACGCCGGAGTGCTGCGACCACGAGCCCGGGAACCGGGCGGCTAG